A region from the Leptolyngbya sp. 'hensonii' genome encodes:
- the argS gene encoding arginine--tRNA ligase has product MNSTIAHLKSSFEKALIAAFGPDLAGTDPILVAASNPKFGDFQSNLPLALTKKLGQPPRAIAEALVQHLDVGSFCLPPVIAGPGFINLTLKPEYLVTQLVDRQADDRLGIPPVAKPRRIVVDFSSPNIAKEMHVGHLRSTIIGDSIARILEFQGHEVLRLNHVGDWGTQFGMLIAYLRAAYPTALTTADALDLGDLVTLYRKAKQQFDQDATFQETARQEVVRLQSGAEDARHAWQLLCNQSRREFQVIYDLLDIRLTERGESFYNPLLPAVVADLEEAGLLVEDQGARCVFLEGFTNREGDPLPLIIQKTDGGFNYATTDLAALRHRIIEEQADRLIYVTDAGQANHFAQVFQVARRAGWVPESVELVHVPFGLVQGEDGKKLKTRSGDTVRLQELLDEAIDRARADLETRLREEGRVESESFKARAAQVVGLSAVKYADLSQNRTSDYIFSYDKMLALQGNTAPYMLYAYVRIQGISRKGEVDFGHLGTGVSLSLQEETELALAKHLLQLDEVIATVEADLLPNRLCQYLFELSQKFNQFYDRCPVLSAEEPLRTSRLILCHLTARTLKLGLSLLGIPVLERM; this is encoded by the coding sequence ATGAATTCCACGATCGCACACCTTAAATCCAGCTTTGAAAAGGCCCTGATAGCTGCCTTTGGCCCAGATCTGGCTGGAACTGATCCCATCCTGGTGGCTGCCAGTAATCCCAAATTTGGTGATTTCCAGTCCAACCTGCCCCTGGCTCTGACTAAAAAGCTGGGTCAGCCCCCCCGGGCAATCGCAGAAGCACTGGTACAACACCTGGATGTGGGCAGTTTCTGCCTGCCACCCGTGATTGCGGGGCCAGGGTTCATCAATCTGACCTTGAAGCCAGAGTACCTGGTCACCCAGTTGGTTGATCGGCAGGCAGACGATCGACTGGGAATTCCTCCCGTGGCCAAACCCCGTCGGATCGTGGTGGACTTTTCCAGTCCGAATATTGCCAAGGAGATGCATGTCGGTCATCTGCGTTCCACCATCATTGGCGATAGTATCGCCCGCATCCTGGAGTTCCAGGGGCATGAGGTCCTGCGCCTGAACCATGTGGGAGACTGGGGCACCCAGTTTGGGATGCTAATTGCCTATCTGCGAGCAGCCTATCCAACTGCCCTGACGACTGCGGATGCCCTGGATCTGGGGGATCTGGTGACGCTCTACCGCAAGGCCAAGCAGCAGTTTGATCAGGATGCAACGTTTCAGGAAACGGCCCGCCAGGAAGTTGTTCGGTTACAGTCAGGGGCTGAAGATGCCCGACACGCCTGGCAACTGCTGTGTAACCAGTCCCGCCGTGAGTTTCAGGTGATTTACGATCTGCTGGATATCCGCCTGACGGAGCGGGGGGAGTCCTTTTACAATCCCCTGCTCCCGGCAGTAGTTGCGGATCTGGAAGAGGCTGGTCTATTGGTGGAAGATCAGGGTGCCCGATGTGTCTTCCTGGAAGGCTTTACCAATCGGGAGGGGGATCCCCTGCCCCTGATTATTCAAAAAACAGATGGGGGGTTTAATTACGCCACCACTGACCTGGCTGCTCTTCGACATCGAATCATTGAGGAGCAAGCCGATCGTCTAATCTATGTCACCGATGCTGGACAGGCCAATCACTTTGCCCAGGTTTTCCAGGTGGCCCGGCGAGCGGGTTGGGTGCCAGAGTCCGTCGAGCTGGTTCATGTGCCATTTGGCTTAGTGCAAGGAGAAGATGGCAAGAAGCTGAAGACCCGATCGGGGGACACGGTGCGATTGCAGGAGTTGCTGGATGAGGCCATTGATCGAGCCCGTGCTGATCTGGAAACCCGTTTGCGGGAAGAAGGACGGGTGGAATCAGAATCGTTCAAAGCAAGGGCAGCCCAGGTGGTGGGCTTGAGTGCAGTCAAGTATGCCGACCTGAGTCAGAACCGAACCAGCGACTATATCTTCAGTTACGACAAAATGCTGGCCCTGCAGGGGAATACGGCTCCCTATATGCTCTATGCCTATGTACGAATTCAGGGGATCAGCCGTAAGGGGGAGGTGGACTTTGGCCACCTGGGAACCGGGGTGAGCCTGTCTTTGCAGGAAGAAACTGAACTGGCTCTTGCTAAGCACCTGTTGCAATTGGACGAGGTGATTGCCACAGTGGAGGCCGATCTGCTGCCGAATCGCCTCTGTCAATACCTGTTTGAATTGAGTCAGAAGTTTAACCAGTTCTACGATCGCTGCCCAGTGCTCTCAGCCGAGGAACCTCTGCGGACCTCTCGCCTGATCCTGTGCCATTTGACCGCTCGCACCCTGAAGCTGGGGCTGTCCCTGCTGGGAATTCCCGTCCTGGAGCGGATGTAG
- a CDS encoding DUF4912 domain-containing protein translates to MAKERPPLEEMTLRQLRKIASEYGISRYSRMRKEQLLAGIQEIDRSRLTGVQSRMLEAQEEVEATKFELGQEDRTGGQLVSVDEHLPGLPEGYGQSRIVLMPRDPQWAYTYWDISNEHKQDLRRQGGQQLALRIYDVTDISLDYQSPHSLQEYPCDELAREWYIPIPVSDRDYVIDIGYRCMDGRWLVLARSASVRVPPVYPSDWIEDQFLTIGWDEDLRGKTFITLVPPSLKLGQATTSNPIYDEIFGLAEGAEAQRIAGSLFGSMQQVPIESISSYVFPSGVGMWAIPTVSGLTMSGVGMSGVGFSASAAPIRPRQFWLIADAELIVYGATEPDATVTIGGRPIQLSPDGTFRFQMSFQDGLIDYPIMAVAADGEQTRSIHMKFTRETLERNTNTKAEAVLEWLV, encoded by the coding sequence ATGGCTAAGGAACGTCCCCCGCTGGAGGAAATGACCTTAAGGCAACTTCGGAAGATTGCCAGTGAGTACGGAATTTCCCGTTACAGCCGCATGCGCAAGGAGCAACTGCTGGCCGGGATTCAGGAAATTGATCGGAGTCGGTTAACAGGTGTTCAATCTCGCATGCTGGAGGCGCAGGAAGAAGTGGAAGCAACTAAGTTTGAATTAGGTCAAGAGGATCGAACGGGTGGTCAGTTGGTTTCAGTCGATGAGCATTTGCCAGGGCTACCAGAAGGCTATGGCCAGAGCCGCATTGTTCTCATGCCTCGCGATCCTCAATGGGCTTACACCTATTGGGATATCTCTAACGAGCACAAGCAGGACCTGCGTCGCCAGGGAGGTCAACAACTGGCCCTGCGGATCTACGATGTCACTGATATCAGCCTCGATTACCAAAGTCCTCACAGTCTGCAGGAATATCCCTGTGATGAATTGGCCCGTGAATGGTACATTCCCATTCCGGTCAGTGATCGGGACTATGTGATCGACATCGGCTACCGCTGCATGGATGGTCGCTGGTTGGTGTTGGCCCGCTCTGCCAGCGTGCGCGTCCCCCCTGTCTATCCCTCTGATTGGATCGAAGATCAATTCCTGACGATCGGCTGGGATGAAGACCTGCGCGGTAAGACCTTCATCACCCTGGTTCCCCCCAGTCTCAAACTGGGTCAGGCGACAACCAGCAACCCCATTTATGATGAAATCTTTGGTCTGGCTGAAGGGGCTGAAGCACAGCGCATCGCCGGTTCTCTGTTCGGTTCGATGCAACAGGTGCCGATCGAATCCATCAGCTCCTATGTCTTCCCCTCAGGGGTGGGCATGTGGGCCATCCCCACGGTTTCTGGGCTGACCATGTCGGGTGTGGGCATGTCGGGCGTCGGTTTCTCTGCCTCTGCAGCACCGATTCGTCCCCGCCAGTTTTGGCTGATTGCCGATGCTGAACTGATTGTCTACGGGGCCACTGAGCCTGATGCAACGGTTACGATCGGGGGTCGGCCCATCCAACTCAGTCCCGATGGCACCTTCCGCTTCCAGATGTCCTTCCAGGATGGCCTGATTGACTACCCCATCATGGCAGTGGCCGCAGATGGCGAGCAGACCCGCTCCATCCACATGAAGTTCACCCGTGAAACCCTGGAACGGAACACCAATACCAAGGCCGAAGCCGTTCTGGAGTGGCTGGTCTAA
- a CDS encoding DUF2993 domain-containing protein yields the protein MLSSMTRQSHIISTVLAPAIGLWLRSQAEQIDNLQVNIEGGDRQILSGCLPQVTVAACPAVYQGLHLSDIKISASGIRINLGQILKGKPLRLLEPIAVTADLMIRAEDLNLSLQGPLLANAMVEFLAQMVRSGQLATQGAIAPDALLNLKNLQIQLQSEQLQLRGELLSDPAPATPVTIQMGVQRISEHELEFNQLRLVMAEAAPVESGSFRIDLGTDVKLEELTLAPDHLTCRGLLTVNP from the coding sequence GTGCTTTCTTCCATGACCCGACAGAGCCATATCATCAGTACCGTTCTTGCCCCTGCGATCGGCTTGTGGTTGCGATCCCAGGCCGAGCAGATTGACAATTTGCAGGTCAACATTGAAGGGGGCGATCGACAGATTCTCTCCGGCTGCTTGCCGCAGGTTACTGTAGCGGCCTGCCCAGCGGTGTATCAGGGGCTGCATTTGAGCGATATCAAGATCTCTGCCAGTGGCATCCGGATTAACCTGGGCCAGATTCTTAAGGGGAAGCCCCTGCGTCTATTGGAACCCATTGCCGTGACTGCAGACCTGATGATTCGGGCGGAAGATTTGAATTTATCGCTCCAGGGGCCGCTGCTGGCCAATGCCATGGTGGAATTTCTGGCCCAGATGGTGCGGTCTGGGCAACTGGCAACTCAGGGGGCGATCGCCCCGGATGCCCTGCTCAATCTGAAAAATCTCCAGATTCAACTGCAGTCTGAGCAGTTGCAATTGCGTGGAGAACTGCTATCTGACCCTGCTCCTGCAACACCCGTGACGATTCAAATGGGGGTCCAGCGCATCAGTGAGCACGAATTAGAATTCAATCAACTCCGACTGGTGATGGCTGAGGCCGCCCCCGTGGAGTCAGGCAGTTTCCGCATCGATTTAGGGACAGATGTGAAGCTGGAAGAACTGACGCTGGCTCCTGATCATCTCACCTGTCGGGGCCTGTTGACGGTGAATCCGTAA
- a CDS encoding phosphatidate cytidylyltransferase, translating into MPLPRVLSGIVAVILALGMTLLGGWYFTLCFSIIVYLGELEYFQMARSKGIAPAAKTTMVASQILLIISTVSLELADAVVPIAGSLICFYLLFQPKFATIADIAASILGLFYCGYLPSYWVRLRSLGTAETTNLPLQGYWPHSWADLQSLPQGLTCTLLAFGCIWAADIGAYIVGKAFGRTRLSDISPKKTVEGAVFGVTASVVVAVLGAWSLQWSGWPLSGVALGLLIGIASLLGDLTESMMKRDAGIKDSGQLIPGHGGILDRADSYVFTAPLVYYFVTLVLPILPRFWIVQ; encoded by the coding sequence ATGCCCTTGCCTCGTGTCCTGAGCGGAATTGTTGCAGTCATCCTTGCCCTGGGAATGACGCTCTTAGGAGGGTGGTACTTCACACTCTGTTTCAGTATTATTGTCTATCTCGGAGAGCTGGAATACTTTCAAATGGCCCGCTCTAAAGGGATTGCCCCAGCCGCCAAAACCACCATGGTGGCCAGTCAAATCTTGCTGATCATTTCTACAGTCTCCCTGGAACTGGCTGATGCAGTCGTCCCCATTGCTGGTTCCTTAATCTGCTTCTATCTCCTCTTTCAACCCAAATTTGCCACGATCGCTGATATTGCCGCTTCCATTCTGGGCCTGTTCTACTGCGGTTACCTGCCGAGTTACTGGGTGCGTTTGCGATCGTTGGGGACGGCTGAGACAACTAACCTGCCCCTGCAGGGATATTGGCCCCATAGCTGGGCAGATCTACAATCCTTGCCCCAGGGATTAACCTGTACCTTGCTGGCCTTTGGCTGCATCTGGGCTGCGGATATTGGCGCTTACATCGTGGGCAAGGCTTTTGGCCGTACTCGACTGTCTGACATCAGTCCGAAGAAAACGGTGGAAGGGGCCGTCTTTGGAGTTACAGCCAGTGTGGTGGTTGCGGTTCTGGGGGCCTGGTCTCTCCAGTGGTCAGGCTGGCCGCTGAGTGGGGTGGCCCTGGGGTTACTGATCGGCATTGCCAGCCTTTTAGGAGATCTGACCGAATCCATGATGAAGCGTGATGCCGGGATCAAAGACTCCGGACAGTTGATCCCAGGCCATGGTGGCATTCTCGATCGGGCAGACAGTTATGTCTTCACGGCTCCCCTGGTCTACTATTTCGTTACCCTGGTGCTACCGATTCTGCCCAGATTCTGGATAGTTCAGTAG
- the cbiT gene encoding precorrin-6Y C5,15-methyltransferase subunit CbiT codes for MPSSLSLAMPSPLWPYITPGIPDELFERLPGIPLSQREIRLILLSHLRLKPNSVLWDIGAGTGTIPVEVGLLCPQGKVIAVERDEEVANLIRRNCDRFQVGNVDVIEGSAPECLSQLSDQPDCVCLEGGRSMKEILKEVWQYLQPQGRLVTTAANLQGLYTISESFAELQVRNIEIVQSGMNRLERRGNHQVFAATDPIFVLSGEKLD; via the coding sequence ATGCCCTCATCCCTATCCTTAGCCATGCCATCGCCTCTCTGGCCTTACATTACACCGGGAATTCCGGATGAGTTGTTTGAACGGTTACCTGGAATTCCCCTCAGCCAGCGCGAGATCCGGCTCATTTTGTTGTCCCATCTTCGCCTCAAGCCCAATTCCGTGTTGTGGGATATCGGAGCTGGAACCGGAACCATTCCCGTCGAAGTCGGCCTCCTCTGTCCCCAGGGCAAAGTCATTGCCGTGGAGCGGGATGAAGAGGTGGCCAATCTGATTCGGCGCAACTGCGATCGCTTCCAGGTGGGCAATGTGGACGTGATTGAGGGCAGTGCACCAGAATGCCTCAGTCAGCTCTCCGACCAGCCGGATTGCGTCTGCCTAGAAGGGGGACGATCGATGAAAGAAATCTTGAAAGAAGTCTGGCAATACCTGCAACCCCAGGGGCGACTGGTAACGACAGCCGCTAATTTACAAGGGTTGTATACCATTTCAGAGAGTTTTGCCGAACTGCAGGTCCGGAATATTGAGATTGTCCAATCAGGGATGAATCGCCTGGAACGACGGGGGAACCATCAGGTTTTTGCCGCTACAGACCCGATTTTTGTCCTCAGTGGCGAAAAGCTGGATTAA